Proteins encoded together in one Cyanobium sp. WAJ14-Wanaka window:
- a CDS encoding DUF2808 domain-containing protein, whose amino-acid sequence MKRIEVKRIEVKRLSGRLAGGLISGALGAALAVLPGLALELRGATYFTKPPWSVDLISYQTYTYETRPEYYFRVSLDAAAGAPLGGLTIRQTRGVDRQFPFSVDRTTAFLGGTPRRGGEKIPVGASFEEAARLFTITFPEPVQPGNTVTVVLRPWTNPSASDTYMFEVMALPAGPNPSPASLGYGTLRIYNFGDFN is encoded by the coding sequence GTGAAGCGAATAGAGGTGAAGCGAATAGAGGTGAAGCGTCTGTCGGGTCGGTTGGCCGGCGGCTTGATCTCGGGTGCCCTAGGGGCGGCCTTGGCGGTTTTGCCCGGCTTGGCCCTTGAGCTAAGGGGTGCCACCTACTTCACCAAGCCGCCCTGGTCGGTGGATTTGATCAGCTACCAAACCTACACCTATGAAACCCGGCCTGAGTATTACTTCCGGGTCAGTTTGGATGCGGCGGCAGGGGCGCCCCTGGGGGGGCTGACGATTCGCCAAACCAGGGGTGTTGATCGGCAGTTTCCCTTCTCCGTAGATCGCACCACTGCCTTCCTTGGCGGCACGCCCCGCCGGGGGGGCGAGAAGATCCCCGTGGGGGCCAGCTTCGAGGAGGCAGCCAGGCTGTTCACGATCACATTCCCCGAACCGGTTCAACCCGGCAACACGGTCACGGTGGTGTTGCGGCCCTGGACCAACCCCTCGGCTTCCGACACCTACATGTTTGAGGTGATGGCCTTGCCGGCCGGTCCGAACCCCTCGCCAGCCTCGCTTGGATATGGCACCTTGCGGATATACAACTTCGGCGACTTCAACTGA
- a CDS encoding glutathione S-transferase family protein: MAASTAPSWQELEQAVGALQPLDRIEGPTNAQAQLRLFGLPEASVRVTLYRDHHAWCPYCQKVWLWLEEKRIPYRIRKVTMFCYGEKESWFKQLVPSGMLPALQLDGRLITESDVILESLEAAFGPLGAGLNDPEVLPLRMLERRVFRAWCQWLCRPNPNSQEEESGRLRFQRSAVAMEEALAVTAGPFLLGPEPETADLIFVPYLERMAASLAYYKGYLLRQEHPAIDRWFAGLELRPTYLGTQSDFHTHAHDLPPQMGGCHANGSRAQLALASRIDRGPWPIGSGPWPIGSDPGAPDLETSQAPPANSALLALARVLAHRGPILERNPLGAELFDPALRAALSGLLPGCEPLAPPPGTAPGLRYLRNRINVPRDMPLHAARRLRQVLGASADLDGACQGSADPALEGPPIPFQHRRDQNPLPFLAAK; the protein is encoded by the coding sequence ATGGCCGCTTCAACTGCTCCCAGCTGGCAGGAGCTCGAGCAGGCGGTAGGCGCCCTCCAGCCCCTGGATCGCATCGAGGGGCCCACCAACGCCCAGGCCCAGTTGCGTTTATTTGGCCTGCCGGAGGCCTCCGTGCGGGTGACCCTCTACCGCGACCACCACGCCTGGTGCCCCTATTGCCAGAAGGTCTGGCTGTGGCTCGAGGAAAAGCGGATCCCCTATCGGATCCGCAAGGTGACGATGTTTTGCTACGGCGAAAAGGAAAGCTGGTTTAAGCAGCTGGTGCCCTCGGGCATGCTGCCCGCCCTCCAGCTGGATGGCCGCCTGATCACCGAAAGCGACGTGATCCTGGAGTCGCTCGAGGCTGCCTTTGGACCCCTGGGGGCGGGGCTAAACGATCCGGAGGTGTTGCCCCTGCGGATGTTGGAGCGGCGAGTCTTTCGCGCCTGGTGCCAATGGCTTTGCCGGCCCAATCCCAATTCGCAGGAGGAGGAAAGCGGCCGTTTGCGCTTCCAGCGCAGCGCCGTGGCCATGGAAGAGGCCCTTGCCGTAACGGCCGGACCCTTTTTGCTGGGGCCAGAGCCGGAAACGGCCGACCTGATCTTTGTGCCCTACCTCGAGCGGATGGCGGCGAGCCTGGCCTACTACAAGGGCTACCTGCTGCGCCAGGAGCATCCGGCGATCGACCGCTGGTTTGCGGGCCTAGAGCTGCGCCCCACCTACCTGGGTACCCAGAGCGATTTCCACACCCACGCCCACGATTTGCCGCCCCAGATGGGGGGCTGCCATGCCAATGGCAGTCGGGCCCAGCTGGCCTTGGCCAGCCGCATTGATAGGGGGCCCTGGCCCATTGGCAGTGGCCCCTGGCCCATCGGCAGTGATCCGGGCGCGCCCGATCTGGAAACCTCCCAGGCACCGCCAGCCAATTCGGCCCTGCTGGCTCTAGCCCGGGTGCTGGCCCATCGAGGCCCAATTTTGGAGCGCAATCCCTTGGGTGCGGAGCTGTTTGATCCGGCCCTGCGTGCTGCCCTTAGCGGTTTGCTGCCGGGCTGCGAACCCCTGGCCCCGCCGCCAGGTACGGCGCCAGGCCTGCGTTACCTGCGCAATCGCATCAACGTGCCCCGCGACATGCCCCTGCATGCGGCCCGGCGGCTGCGCCAGGTGCTGGGGGCCAGCGCCGATCTGGATGGGGCTTGTCAGGGATCTGCCGACCCCGCCCTGGAGGGGCCGCCGATCCCGTTCCAGCATCGCCGCGACCAAAACCCCCTGCCCTTCCTGGCGGCCAAGTAA
- a CDS encoding ammonium transporter — translation MTHVPMAGGGKTPLATFDLFRQRVLAGVQQPQMQRYALILMAAGAGLLPLMAGKAQAALAPGVTDGADTLLMLMGSALVLLMTPGLAFFYGGFTRAKNVLNTMMMSFFLMGLIGVLWVVIGYSLSFDLGFNSPFIGGLGAMFLNGVGGPLGDAPLADGFNISATSFALFQGMFAIITPALISGAVVERINFKAWFWFSLLWSLFIYCPLCHMVWGGGYIGPFGAIGAIDFAGGTVVHIAAGVAALVSAAIVGPRSTYPDGQRPPHNVPYILLGAGLLWFGWFGFNGASYFAAKGAGLSFLTTTAAASAALLTWCMIEWFVDGKPTAVGGATGAVAGLVGITPAAGFVYMGPALVIGALSATACLIAVRVKASIKFDDSLDAFMVHGIGGTVGALLTGLLAAPALVPADYFPKSAEILAKGGNLAMLGAQFQAVLVTWGFVGIGTLIILLIIKSTIGLRVSQSEEERGLDFVAHGEEAYDPMNG, via the coding sequence ATGACCCATGTCCCCATGGCCGGCGGTGGAAAGACACCACTTGCCACCTTTGATCTTTTTCGTCAGCGAGTTCTAGCTGGCGTTCAACAGCCCCAGATGCAGCGCTACGCGTTAATTCTGATGGCCGCAGGCGCAGGCCTCCTGCCCCTGATGGCTGGCAAGGCCCAGGCAGCCCTCGCTCCAGGGGTCACCGATGGTGCCGACACCCTGTTGATGTTGATGGGCTCAGCCCTGGTGTTATTGATGACCCCGGGCCTGGCGTTCTTCTACGGCGGCTTTACGCGCGCCAAGAACGTGCTCAACACAATGATGATGAGCTTCTTCCTGATGGGTCTCATCGGGGTGCTCTGGGTAGTAATTGGCTACAGCCTTTCCTTCGACCTTGGTTTCAACAGCCCCTTCATTGGTGGCCTGGGGGCAATGTTCCTCAATGGCGTCGGTGGTCCGCTGGGGGATGCTCCCCTGGCCGATGGTTTCAACATCAGCGCCACATCATTTGCCCTTTTCCAGGGCATGTTCGCAATCATTACTCCAGCCCTGATCTCAGGCGCGGTGGTTGAGCGGATCAACTTCAAGGCCTGGTTCTGGTTCAGCCTGCTCTGGAGCCTCTTTATCTATTGCCCCCTCTGCCACATGGTTTGGGGTGGTGGTTACATCGGTCCCTTCGGTGCAATCGGCGCCATCGACTTTGCCGGTGGCACCGTGGTGCACATCGCTGCCGGTGTTGCCGCCCTTGTGTCTGCGGCCATCGTGGGCCCCCGCAGCACCTACCCGGACGGTCAACGCCCTCCCCACAACGTGCCCTACATCCTCCTGGGTGCAGGCCTGCTTTGGTTCGGCTGGTTTGGCTTTAACGGCGCCAGCTATTTCGCAGCCAAGGGGGCCGGCCTTTCCTTCCTAACCACCACCGCAGCAGCCTCGGCTGCCCTGCTCACCTGGTGCATGATCGAGTGGTTCGTGGATGGCAAGCCCACCGCAGTTGGTGGCGCCACCGGTGCCGTGGCAGGGCTTGTGGGCATTACCCCCGCAGCTGGTTTCGTTTACATGGGTCCAGCCCTGGTAATTGGAGCCCTGAGCGCCACCGCCTGCTTGATTGCGGTGCGGGTTAAGGCCTCGATCAAATTCGATGATTCCTTGGATGCCTTCATGGTGCACGGCATCGGCGGCACGGTTGGCGCCTTGCTAACCGGCCTGCTGGCCGCTCCAGCCCTGGTCCCTGCGGACTATTTCCCCAAATCCGCCGAGATCCTGGCCAAGGGCGGCAACCTGGCCATGCTGGGCGCCCAATTCCAGGCAGTGCTGGTCACCTGGGGATTCGTAGGTATTGGCACCTTGATCATCCTTTTGATCATCAAGTCCACAATTGGCCTACGGGTTAGCCAATCCGAAGAGGAGCGCGGTCTCGACTTCGTTGCCCATGGTGAAGAGGCCTACGATCCCATGAACGGTTAA
- a CDS encoding P-II family nitrogen regulator, with product MKQITAMIRPSKVDAVKTALVDIEIVGMTVSEARGFGQQKGQVERYRGNEYKVDFIAKAKVILVVKDDKVTAAIEAISKAAHTGEIGDGKIFVSPVEQAIRIRTGESGEIAL from the coding sequence ATGAAACAAATCACGGCCATGATTAGGCCATCCAAGGTGGATGCCGTTAAAACAGCCCTAGTTGACATCGAAATTGTCGGCATGACCGTCTCCGAAGCCCGCGGATTCGGTCAACAAAAGGGTCAGGTAGAGCGCTATCGGGGCAATGAATACAAAGTCGACTTCATTGCCAAGGCAAAGGTGATCCTTGTGGTCAAAGACGACAAGGTAACTGCAGCAATCGAGGCCATCTCCAAGGCAGCTCACACCGGTGAAATTGGCGACGGCAAGATCTTTGTAAGCCCCGTGGAGCAGGCAATTCGGATTCGCACCGGCGAATCCGGCGAGATTGCCCTCTAG
- the gorA gene encoding glutathione-disulfide reductase: MQEHFDLIVLGAGSGGLAAAKRAASHGAKVAIVEGDRVGGTCVIRGCVPKKLLVYGSAYRHLLGDAASYGWEVEAYRANPITLLTNVRAEVDRLNQLHLGFLEKAGVSLMRGWGFFVDGHTVAVRSASEEVFHYGAERILIAVGGRPQRPAIAGAELGWVSDEMFLLEALPKQMVVVGAGFIACEFACILHGLGVQVTLLVRGEQILRGFDREAALAVQEAMVAEGIDIRTGTSPTALEGKPGAITVVTSPGEESLACGGVLLATGRRPFLAGLNLEAAGVETEGSRIPVDADQSTNVPHIYAVGDVTDRINLTPVAIDEGRAFADTVYCHRPRQVNHDLVAMAVFSQPELATVGLSEEAAIERHGSEGIRVHRAKFRPMAQALPKRGPAVLLKLVVEASSGKVLGCHMVGEHSAEIIQMAAIAIGMGATKDDFDRTMALHPSVSEEFVTMAN; the protein is encoded by the coding sequence ATGCAAGAGCATTTTGATCTGATCGTGCTTGGTGCCGGCTCCGGCGGCCTGGCAGCGGCCAAGCGGGCCGCCAGCCATGGCGCCAAGGTGGCCATTGTGGAGGGCGATCGGGTGGGCGGCACCTGCGTAATCCGAGGCTGCGTACCCAAGAAACTGCTGGTCTACGGCTCGGCCTACCGGCACCTGCTGGGCGACGCGGCTAGCTACGGCTGGGAAGTGGAGGCCTACCGAGCCAACCCCATCACCCTGCTCACCAACGTGCGTGCCGAGGTCGACCGCCTCAACCAACTGCACCTCGGTTTTCTAGAAAAAGCTGGCGTCAGCCTGATGCGCGGCTGGGGATTCTTTGTAGACGGCCATACCGTGGCCGTTAGAAGTGCCAGTGAAGAGGTATTTCACTACGGCGCCGAGCGCATCCTGATCGCCGTCGGCGGTCGCCCCCAGCGTCCGGCCATTGCAGGAGCCGAACTGGGCTGGGTGAGCGATGAGATGTTTCTGCTGGAGGCCCTGCCAAAGCAGATGGTGGTGGTGGGAGCTGGTTTCATCGCCTGCGAATTTGCCTGCATCCTCCATGGCCTGGGCGTACAGGTGACCCTGTTAGTGCGGGGCGAGCAAATCCTGCGGGGCTTCGACAGGGAGGCAGCCCTGGCAGTGCAGGAGGCGATGGTCGCAGAGGGCATCGACATCCGCACCGGCACCAGCCCCACCGCCCTGGAGGGCAAGCCCGGCGCCATCACGGTTGTTACCAGCCCCGGGGAAGAATCCCTGGCCTGCGGCGGAGTGCTTTTGGCCACGGGCCGCCGGCCCTTCCTGGCGGGCCTAAATCTGGAAGCGGCCGGCGTCGAAACCGAGGGGTCGCGAATTCCGGTGGATGCCGATCAATCCACAAATGTGCCCCACATCTACGCCGTGGGAGACGTGACCGACCGCATCAACCTCACTCCCGTGGCGATTGATGAGGGGCGGGCCTTCGCCGATACGGTTTACTGCCACAGGCCCCGGCAGGTGAACCACGATCTAGTGGCCATGGCGGTGTTCAGCCAGCCGGAACTGGCCACCGTGGGCCTGAGCGAAGAAGCGGCCATAGAGCGCCATGGCAGCGAAGGCATCAGGGTGCATCGGGCCAAATTCCGGCCCATGGCCCAGGCCCTACCCAAGCGGGGCCCGGCGGTGTTGTTGAAGCTGGTGGTGGAAGCCAGCAGCGGCAAGGTGCTGGGCTGCCACATGGTGGGTGAACACAGCGCCGAAATCATTCAAATGGCAGCCATTGCCATTGGCATGGGCGCCACCAAGGACGACTTCGATCGCACCATGGCCCTCCACCCCAGCGTCTCCGAAGAATTCGTGACGATGGCTAATTGA
- a CDS encoding CAAD domain-containing protein translates to MNEPNPYEQDQSPEPAPEQAPELTMELSPEPATAVEIPVAEAAPIVPVEAHGAGAEAKELLGLPLQFLNLLLQKLGATRLDSLAEFLPALRLLAIALVAGIALKITGSTLGAINEIPLVGGLLELLGLVGLLNFLARNALKQQKRAELLSRIVKLRKDFLG, encoded by the coding sequence GTGAACGAACCCAACCCCTACGAACAGGACCAGTCTCCAGAGCCGGCCCCAGAGCAGGCTCCCGAGCTCACTATGGAGTTGAGCCCTGAGCCAGCAACTGCGGTGGAGATCCCTGTCGCAGAAGCGGCACCGATCGTGCCGGTGGAAGCCCACGGGGCGGGCGCAGAGGCCAAAGAACTGTTGGGCTTGCCCCTGCAGTTTCTGAATCTGCTGCTGCAAAAGCTTGGCGCCACCAGGCTCGACAGCCTGGCTGAGTTTCTGCCAGCCCTGCGGCTACTGGCCATTGCCCTGGTGGCGGGCATCGCTTTGAAAATCACCGGCTCCACCCTGGGGGCGATCAATGAAATCCCCTTGGTGGGTGGGCTGCTGGAGCTGCTGGGTTTGGTTGGCTTGCTGAATTTTCTAGCCCGCAATGCCCTTAAGCAGCAAAAACGGGCGGAATTGCTGAGCCGCATTGTCAAACTTAGGAAGGATTTTCTGGGATAA